From Nematostella vectensis chromosome 14, jaNemVect1.1, whole genome shotgun sequence, a single genomic window includes:
- the LOC5504730 gene encoding wiskott-Aldrich syndrome protein family member 3, producing the protein MPLIKRLIEPTDLSRGKIGDNLANELEAVSVNTLCGIMRQLSSLSKHAEDVFGELYMEANNIFKRSNSLQERIHNLSMKVTQLDSAGEQISLQDINMRKAFKSTIIVDQQVLSCNTLPSAMRDRYNMCDKPPRLSDMNKYRDDDKDALKFYTDPTYFFELWCEEMKKETEKKKKKKKHNRGRVNTRTKAPVKAVRKKVYCPQGEEFKTPSHTITTVPPSQQNNTILQEQTNEDHAKQNGDIPYTPNHMMEPEAGKGRSASPGAKRVSRRYTNTQRPTSQPPPPPPLTGGMLPPPFGGHPAAAPPPPPLPAGVPAPPPPPPPPMLGGPKIKTSDSQASVGSGSSQAAVNSPSSNSLTPSESSTSIQSEAPMPTEEIDSRSDLLAAIRHGMALRKVQVQEKKKGKDESIMDVASILARRIAVEYSSSEEESDGSEWDDPDDD; encoded by the exons ATGCCGTTGATAAAACGGCTCATCGAGCCGACGGACTTGAGCAGAGGCAAAATCGGAGACAACTTGGCCAACGAACTAGAGGCCGTATCTGTAAATACTTTGTGCGGAATTATGCGCCAACTTAGCAGCTTATCCAAACATGCCGAGGACGTCTTTGGGGAACTTTATATGGAAGCTAATAATATCTTTAAGAGGAGTAATTCTTTGCAGGAACGAATCCATAATTTGTCGATGAAAGTCACTCAACTCGATTCCGCTGGAGAACAGA TTTCATTGCAGGATATCAACATGCGGAAAGCTTTCAAGAGCACAATAATTGTTGACCAGCAAGTGCTATCTTGTAATACTCTGCCCTCTGCCATGAGGGATAGATATAATATGTGTGATAAACCACCACGGCTATCGGATATGAATAAGTACCGAGATGACGACAAGGATGCTCTCAAATTCTACACCGACCCAACCTACTTCTTTGAGCTCTGGTGTGAGGAGATGAAAAAGGAGacagaaaagaagaaaaagaagaag AAGCATAACCGAGGTCGAGTCAACACAAGGACCAAGGCACCTGTGAAAGCTGTCAGGAAAAAGGTGTATTGCCCACAGGGCGAAGAGTTTAAGACTCCATCACATACCATCACCACAGTACCTCCATCTCAGCAAAACAATACCATATTACAAGAGCAAACAAATGAGGACCATGCCAAGCAAAATGGGGATATACCATATACACCTAACCATATGATGGAGCCAGAAGCTGGGAAGGGTAGAAGTGCGTCGCCTGGAGCGAAGAGAGTTTCCAGGAGATATACAAATACTCAGCGGCCAACATCTCAACCACCACCTCCTCCACCTCTGACTGGAGGTATGCTACCACCCCCATTCGGTGGGCACCCGGCTGCTGCCCCGCCTCCTCCACCCCTGCCTGCAGGGGTCCCagcaccccctcctcctccaccTCCACCCATGTTAGGCGGGCCCAAGATAAAGACTTCAGATTCTCAAGCATCCGTTGGATCAGGGTCCTCCCAAGCTGCAGTTAACTCGCCCTCATCAAACTCCCTGACACCGTCTGAGTCCAGTACAAGCATCCAGAGCGAGGCACCAATGCCGACAGAAGAGATTGACAGCCGCAGTGACCTCCTTGCCGCTATACGTCATGGTATGGCATTGAGAAAAGTACAGGTGCAGGAGAAGAAGAAGGGTAAGGATGAATCAATCATGGACGTTGCCTCCATCTTGGCTAGGAGGATAGCAGttgaatactcgtctagtgaAGAGGAGAGTGACGGGTCTGAGTGGGACGACCCTGATGATGACTAA
- the LOC5504731 gene encoding NADP-dependent malic enzyme — protein MLLAGSSSLRSLSVRGARASWNPSLFSRTARSFLQKLPVVSQISPFSMSNERHVNKIPTIRGTDIMRDSHLNKGLAFTLEERQILGIHGLLPPCVISQEIQAQRVYRELQRKPNDLEKYIQLMALLERNESLFFRVLFDYTEELMPIVYTPTVGLACRKYGMIFRRPRGLFISIHDKGHIRDIVSNWPTTEVKAIVMTDGERILGLGDLGCCGMGIPVGKLALYTVCGGIDPEGCLPVMIDVGTNNEELLDDPFYIGVRQKRCNTEDYDELIDEFIQAALQRFGPTTLIQFEDFGNHNAFRFLEKYRNKICTFNDDIQGTAAVAVAGVLASLKITKTRLSDQRIVFQGAGEAAIGIANLLVLAMKKEGLTEEQAKKKIWLVDSRGLVVKERDCGGLTEQKLAFAKEHEYIDNLTDVVKHIKPTTIVGVAAVPGAFTEEICRDMASFNDRPVIFALSNPTSKAECTALNCYTWTEGRGIFASGSPFDPVTLPDGRHFIPGQGNNAYIFPGLALGVIACEAAHVTDDMFLHAAESLADQVTDSQLEKGCLYPPLGDIREVSIKVALSVVKDAYSSGIACDMPEPEDKEELIRRHVYTPDYMSYMPETYSWPDP, from the exons ATGCTCCTCGCTGGTTCTTCGAGTCTGCGATCGCTGAGTGTTCGAGGGGCTAGAGCTTCTTGGAATCCCTCGCTATTTTCAAG AACAGCCCGGAGCTTTTTGCAGAAGTTGCCCGTGGTATCGCAGATTTCTCCATTCAGCATGTCCAACGAACGTCATGTCAACAAAATCCCGACTATTCGTGGCACGGATATTATGAGGGATTCACATTTGAACAAG GGACTGGCCTTCACCTTGGAGGAGCGGCAAATCCTTGGCATCCATGGGCTGCTGCCACCATGTGTCATCTCACAAGAGATTCAGGCTCAACGAGTGTACCGAGAGTTACAGAGAAAGCCAAATGATCTTGAAAA GTACATTCAGCTGATGGCTCTTCTGGAAAGAAATGAATCCTTGTTTTTCCGTGTGTTGTTTGACTACACGGAGGAACTCATGCCCATTGTGTACACCCCTACTGTTGGGCTTGCCTGCCGGAAATATGGCATGATCTTCAGGCGACCCAGAGGACTGTTTATCTCCATCCATGACAAGGGACATATAAGGGACATTGTGTCAAATTGGCCTACAACAGAAGTGAAG GCAATCGTGATGACAGACGGCGAGCGCATTCTGGGTTTGGGTGACCTTGGCTGTTGTGGGATGGGCATCCCTGTGGGCAAGCTTGCACTTTACACCGTGTGTGGAGGAATCGACCCTGAGGGCTGCCTTCCTGTTATGATTGACGTTGGCACAAATAACGAG GAATTACTTGATGACCCATTCTACATTGGTGTGCGCCAGAAGCGTTGTAACACTGAGGATTATGATGAGCTGATAGATGAGTTCATACAAGCAGCTTTGCAAAG GTTTGGGCCAACAACTCTTATTCAGTTTGAAGATTTTGGAAACCACAATGCATTCCGCTTCCTGGAAAAGTATCGAAATAAGATCTGCACCTTTAACGATGATATTCAAG GAACTGCTGCTGTTGCTGTAGCCGGTGTCCTGGCTTCACTGAAAATAACCAAGACCAGGCTCAGTGACCAGAGGATTGTTTTCCAGGGAGCCGGTGAG GCCGCCATCGGTATTGCAAACCTGCTAGTCCTGGCCATGAAGAAGGAAGGTCTGACTGAGGAGCAAGccaagaaaaaaatttggcTTGTTGACTCCAGAGGACTTGTAGTTAAG GAACGAGATTGTGGTGGCCTGACTGAGCAAAAGCTGGCATTTGCCAAGGAGCATGAATACATTGACAATCTGACTGACGTGGTAAAGCACATTAAACCCACTACCATCGTTG GCGTAGCTGCAGTACCAGGCGCATTTACTGAGGAGATCTGTCGAGACATGGCATCCTTCAATGATCGCCCTGTCATCTTTGCACTCAGTAACCCGACATCCAAGGCTGAGTGCACCGCACTGAACTGCTACACTTGGACTGAG GGGAGGGGAATATTTGCCAGTGGAAGCCCATTTGACCCCGTCACCCTCCCTGACGGTCGTCACTTTATTCCTGGACAAGGAAACAACGCGTACATCTTCCCCGGCCTGGCGCTTGGCGTGATAGCCTGCGAGGCTGCTCACGTGACTGATGATATGTTCCTCCATGCGGCTGAG TCGCTCGCAGACCAAGTGACGGATTCCCAGCTGGAGAAAGGCTGTCTTTACCCTCCTCTTGGTGACATCAGAGAGGTGTCCATCAAAGTTGCTCTCTCTGTGGTGAAAGACGCCTACTCTAGTGGTATTGCCTGTGACATGCCGGAACCGGAAGACAAAGAGGAACTTATCAGAAGACACGTCTACACACCTGACTACATGTCCTACATGCCCGAGACCTACTCCTGGCCTGACCCCTAA